A region of Cucumis melo cultivar AY chromosome 2, USDA_Cmelo_AY_1.0, whole genome shotgun sequence DNA encodes the following proteins:
- the LOC103492305 gene encoding thiamine phosphate phosphatase-like protein — MAGITIVFDFDRTIIDGDSDNLVVTQMGLTNLFNKLYSSLAWNSLMDTLMVELQSQGRTMRDIAKCLEGAALHPRIIAAIRSAHDAGCDLRIISDANQFFIETILEHHGVLGCFSTINTNPTFVDGKGRLRISPYHDESSPHGCNLCPSNMCKGLVIDQIRASKGEKNEFIYIGDGRGDYCPTLRLQEGDHVMPRKLYPLSDRINSNQTIVKAKIHEWSDGKELEKILLNILDIKKN, encoded by the exons ATGGCTGGGATTACGATAGTTTTCGACTTCGATCGGACGATCATTGATGGGGATAGCGATAATTTGGTGGTGACTCAAATGGGTCTTACAAATCTCTTCAACAAGCTCTACTCTTCCTTGGCGTGGAACTCTCTCATG GATACCTTGATGGTGGAGCTCCAATCGCAAGGAAGAACTATGAGGGATATTGCAAAGTGTTTGGAAGGTGCTGCATTGCATCCACGAATTATTGCTGCTATTAGATCAGCTCATGATGCTGG GTGTGACTTAAGGATAATTAGTGATGCAAATCAGTTTTTCATTGAGACAATCTTAGAACATCATGGTGTGTTGGGATGCTTTTCCACTATCAACACAAACCCTACCTTTGTTGATGGGAAAGGAAGGCTTAGAATTTCACCATATCATGACGAATCATCTCCTCATGGCTGCAATTTGTGCCCATCAAATATGTGTAAG GGCCTTGTAATCGATCAAATCCGAGCTTCGAAAGGCGAAAAAAACGAATTCATATACATTGGAGATGGAAGGGGTGATTATTGTCCAACTCTAAGGCTTCAAGAAGGAGATCATGTGATGCCTAGGAAGCTCTATCCTCTCTCAGATCGCATAAACTCCAATCAAACAATTGTAAAGGCTAAGATCCATGAATGGAGTGATGGGAAAGAACTGGAGAAGATCTTATTAAACATTttggatataaaaaaaaattaa